The nucleotide sequence GCAGGCAGACCCGGGATGGCCGGCGGTGCGGGCGTGGCCGGCGGTGCGGGTGACGTCACCCGGAAGCCGTTGACGATGCCGTCGGTCGCATTGCCCGCGGCGACGGTCACGGTGGCACTGGTGGTGACCGACAGCGTGACCAGGTAGCGGTCCGGCCCGGACTGCGCGATGACGTTGCGCCGGGAGGTGTTCAGCGTCATGTTGTTCTGCCGGTAGGTGCCTTCGATGATCGACGACGGCATGCCGCCGAAGTCGGCCAGCGAGCCGTCGGTGGGCCGCCACGCGGGCAGCTGCTGGCTCTCGACGAAGCCGTGGCTGATCGCTTCCTTCGGATCGAAGTCGCCGAGCAGCTTGTACACCTGCAGTGCGGCGTTGGAGGTGTAGAGGCCGTCGCCGCCGACGCGGTCGGCGATGACGGCGAACGCGTCGGGCACGTTCGGGTCGGGCACGTGGCTCCACCCGGGCGGCAGCGGCAGCACGATGTTGAGCGCGGTGAAGCCTGCGCTCTGCTGCGGCTGCATCGCCACGTTCTTCGACGCGAAGTAGTCGCGCAGCGTGCCCGACGCGGCAGGCGTAATGGTCGGGGCCGCGGGGACGGCGGGAGCTGCGGGGGTCACGGCCGCGGGGACTGCCGCGGGTGCTGCGAGGCCGGCCGCGGGAGAGACACCCGGGGCTGCCGGGGCGATGGCCTGTGCGGCGGGCGCGGCCTGCACGATGACGGTCTGCGTGACGGTGGCCGGTGCGGGCTGCGGTGGCAGCGGCAGGGCCGGCTCGGCCGATGCGGTGGGGCCTGCGAAGCCGACGACGCCGGCGACGCTGACGGCGACGCCTCCTGCTACGAGCCCCCAACGGCGGGCCTTGGCGAACATCTGAGCGGACTTCCCTTCGGACGGACCGGGTCGGTGGTGTGCATGCGGCTGGTCAGGCGCCGACCATATCCACGGCCCGCGGCGGCCCACCAGACGCGACGGGGACCTGCAACCGAGCTCTGACCGCACTGCAACGGAACCGATACCAAGCCGGTCGGCCGCAGCCGGTCCGGCGGGGCCGCCAGCCCGTTGACTACCCTGTTCGGCGTGACTGACCTGCCCGTCGACGTCGAGACCGACACCCCGAAGCATCGCTACGACGCGAAACTCGCCGGGGCGATCGAGCACGCGTGGCAGGAGACGTGGGCACGGCGCGGCACGTTCCACGTGCCCAACCCGGTCGGCTCGCTGGCGCCCGCCGACGGTGCCGCGGTGCCCGCGGACAAGATGTTCGTCCAGGACATGTTCCCGTACCCGTCGGGGGAGGGCCTGCACGTCGGTCACCCGCTGGGCTACATCGCCACCGACGTCTACGCGCGCTACTTCCGGATGACCGGTCGCAACGTCCTGCACGCGCTGGGCTTCGACGCCTTCGGCCTGCCCGCCGAGCAGTACGCCGTGCAGACCGGTACGCATCCGCGCACCCGCACCGAGGCGAACATCGTCAACTTCCGCCGCCAGCTGGGCCGGCTGGGACTGGGGCACGACGCCCGGCGCAGCTTCTCCACCACCGACGTCGACTTCTACCGCTGGACGCAGTGGATCTTCCTGCAGATCTTCAACGCGTGGTTCGACCCGGCGGTCAACAGGGCGCGCCCCATCGCCGAGTTGATCGCCGAATACGCCGGTGGCACACGCCCGTTGGACGACGGCCGGACGTGGTCCGAACTGTCGGCGGGCGAGCGGCGCGACGTCGTCGACGCCCACCGGCTGGTGTACCGCGCCGACTCCATGGTGAATTGGTGTCCCGGACTGGGCACCGTGCTGGCCAACGAGGAGGTCACGGCCGACGGACGCAGTGACCGCGGCAACTTCCCGGTCTTCCGGAAGCGCCTGCGGCAGTGGATGATGCGCATCACCGCCTACAGCGACCGCCTGCTCGAGGACCTCGACGTGCTGGACTGGCCGGACAAGGTCAAGACCATGCAGCGCAACTGGATCGGGCGGTCGACCGGTGCGGAGGTGCTCTTCGCCGCCGGTGACGCCGACATCGAGGTGTTCACCACGCGACCGGACACTCTGTTTGGTGCCACCTACCTGGTGTTGGCACCCGAGCACCACCTGGTCGACGCCCTGACCGCCGCGCGGTGGCCGGACGGGACCGACCCGCGGTGGACCTACGACGCCGAGACGCCCGGCGCGGCCGTCGCGGCGTACCGCTCGGCGATCGCCGCGAAGTCCGACCTGGAACGCCAGGAGAACAAGACCAAGACCGGCGTCTTCCTCGGCACCCACGCCACGAATCCCGTGACCGGTCAGCCGGTTCCGATCTTCATCGCCGACTACGTGCTGGCCGGCTACGGTACGGGCGCCATCATGGCGGTGCCCGGTCACGACCAGCGCGACTGGGACTTCGCCCGGACCTTCGGGCTGCCGGTCGTCGAGGTGATCGGCGGCGGCGACGTCACCGAGGCCGCCTACACCGGCGACGGACCGCTGGTGAACTCCGGCGACCTGGACGGGTTGAGCGTGGCGTCGGCCAAGGAGGCCGTCGTCACCCGGCTGGAGGCCGACGGCCGGGGCCGAGCCCGGATCGAGTACAAGCTGCGCGACTGGCTGTTCGCCCGGCAGCGCTACTGGGGCGAGCCGTTCCCGATCGTTTACGACGACGACGGCCGCGCCCACGCGCTGCCGGATGCGGCGCTGCCGGTGGAGCTTCCGGACATCCCGGACTACTCGCCGGTGCTGTTCGACCCCGACGACGCGGACAGTGAGCCGTCGCCGCCGCTGGGCAAGGCCACCGAGTGGGTGCACGTCGACCTGGATCTCGGCGACGGGTTGCGCAGCTACACCCGCGACACCAACGTGATGCCGCAGTGGGCCGGAAGTTCGTGGTACGAACTGCGATACGCCGATCCGCACAATGCGGAGACGTTCTGCGCGCCGGAGAACGAGGCGTATTGGATGGGGCCGCGGCCGGCCGAGCACGGCCCGGCCGACCCGGGTGGGGTCGACCTGTACGTCGGCGGCGTCGAGCACGCGGTGCTGCACCTGCTGTATTCGCGGTTCTGGCACAAGGTGCTGTACGACCTGGGACACGTCAGCTCGCGGGAGCCCTACCGCCGGTTGGTGAATCAGGGCTACATCCAGGCGTTCGCCTACACCGATGCGCGCGGTTCCTACGTGGAGGCCGCCAAGGTGGTCGAGCGGGACGGCAGGTTCTTTTACCCGGGGGACGCAGAAGAGATCGAGGTGTTTCAAGAGTTCGGCAAGATCGGCAAGAGCCTGAAGAACTCGGTGTCACCGGACGAGATCTGCGACGACTACGGCGCCGACACCCTGCGGGTGTACGAGATGTCGATGGGCCCGTTGGAGGCGTCGCGGCCGTGGGCCACCAAGGACGTCGTGGGCGCGTACCGCTTCCTGCAGCGGGTGTGGCGGACCGTCGTCGACGAGGAGACCGGCGCGGTGCGGGTCACCGACGGTGACGTCGACGAGGCCACGCTGCGCCAGTTGCATCGCACGATCGCGGGCGTCGCGGAAGACTATGCGGCGCTGCGGAACAACACCGCCGCGGCGAAGCTCATCGAGTACACCAACCACCTCACCAAGGTGGGCGTGACCGCCCGCGCGGCCGTCGAGCCGCTGGTGCTGATGGTCGCCCCGCTGGCCCCGCACCTCGCCGAGGAGTTGTGGCAGCGCCTCGGCCACGACGCGTCGCTGGCGCACGGCCCGTTCCCGACGGCCGACCCCGCCTACCTCGTCGACGACACCGTCGAGTACCCGGTGCAGGTGAACGGCAAGGTCCGCGGACGCGTCACCGTCGCGGCGAGCGCCGACGCCGATGCGGTCGAGGCGGCCGCCCTGGCCGATGACAAGGTGGTCGCCTTCCTGGCCGGCAAGACGCCGAAGAAGATCATCGTCGTCGCCGGCCGCCTGGTGAACATCGTCGTCTGACCCCCGTTTCCTAGCGATTTCGGCGCGCTTTCGATGCCTCAGCGGCGGTGAGCGCGCCGAAATTACACGAGGGGAGGGGTGCGCGGGGGCGGGGTGCGGCGGCGGCCGAGCGCCTCGAACGCGAGCCCGTAGCCGAGCAGCGCCACGTCGTCGTAGGCGCGGCCGGCGAACGTCAGCCCGACCGGCATGCCGATGTCGTCCATCGTGCCCATCGGGACGGTGACGGTCGGGATGCCGAGGTGGCGGATGGCGAGGTTGCCGTTGGCGATCCAGACGCCGTTGCGCCAGCCGAGGTCCGCCGAGGCGGGGTCGGCGTCCATGTCGGCGGGCCCGACGTCGGCGACCGCGGGAAAGAGCACCGCGTCCAGACCGTGGTCGGTGAGCCAGTCCTCGAGGTCGACGCGGCGGGTCTCCTCCAGCCCGTGCAGCCCGTCGGCGAGCCCGGGGATGTCGAGGAACGACTCGATCGGGTGCTCGCGCAGGAACGCCGGGTACTCGTTGATGTCGTCGTCGAAGCCGGTGTAGCGGTCGGGTAGCGCGCCGTCGGGGTGCGGAAAGATGCGCGCGCCGTCGACGTCGGTGAGGCGCTGCAATGCGGGATCGCCGTTGGCGCGCAGGAAGTCGTCCCACGCCCACGCCGAGAGATCCCAGATCTCGCGGCGCAGGAAGTCCGGGTCCACCAGGCCGCGGGTGCGCAGCGTCGGCGCGCCGGCGCGGTCGCCCTCGTAGTTGGTCACCACGGGGAAGTCGACCGGCACGACGCGCGCACCGGCCGCCTCGAGGTCGCGCCGGGCCGCCTCGAACAGCGCCAGCACCGACGGGCGCGTGCGGATCCGTTGCCCGGTCGGGCCGCCGATGCCCGTCGCGCCCACCCCGGCGTCGGGATCGGCGTCGACGTACATGCGTGGCACGCCGAACGTCACGCCCGCCAGGTCGGGTACGGGGACCCCGGCGGTCGGGAAGTCGAGGCGCGGCAACGGTACCCACGGCTGGGCGCGCCAGAAGTCACCGCGGGTGTCCGGATCGTCGACGACGAGGACGCCGAGGACCTCGAGCAGGTCGGGCATGGACCGGGTGTGCGGGACGACGACGTCCATCGTCGGCACCAGCGG is from Mycolicibacterium grossiae and encodes:
- a CDS encoding LpqN/LpqT family lipoprotein, with the protein product MFAKARRWGLVAGGVAVSVAGVVGFAGPTASAEPALPLPPQPAPATVTQTVIVQAAPAAQAIAPAAPGVSPAAGLAAPAAVPAAVTPAAPAVPAAPTITPAASGTLRDYFASKNVAMQPQQSAGFTALNIVLPLPPGWSHVPDPNVPDAFAVIADRVGGDGLYTSNAALQVYKLLGDFDPKEAISHGFVESQQLPAWRPTDGSLADFGGMPSSIIEGTYRQNNMTLNTSRRNVIAQSGPDRYLVTLSVTTSATVTVAAGNATDGIVNGFRVTSPAPPATPAPPAIPGLPALPPLPGLPS
- the leuS gene encoding leucine--tRNA ligase, giving the protein MFGVTDLPVDVETDTPKHRYDAKLAGAIEHAWQETWARRGTFHVPNPVGSLAPADGAAVPADKMFVQDMFPYPSGEGLHVGHPLGYIATDVYARYFRMTGRNVLHALGFDAFGLPAEQYAVQTGTHPRTRTEANIVNFRRQLGRLGLGHDARRSFSTTDVDFYRWTQWIFLQIFNAWFDPAVNRARPIAELIAEYAGGTRPLDDGRTWSELSAGERRDVVDAHRLVYRADSMVNWCPGLGTVLANEEVTADGRSDRGNFPVFRKRLRQWMMRITAYSDRLLEDLDVLDWPDKVKTMQRNWIGRSTGAEVLFAAGDADIEVFTTRPDTLFGATYLVLAPEHHLVDALTAARWPDGTDPRWTYDAETPGAAVAAYRSAIAAKSDLERQENKTKTGVFLGTHATNPVTGQPVPIFIADYVLAGYGTGAIMAVPGHDQRDWDFARTFGLPVVEVIGGGDVTEAAYTGDGPLVNSGDLDGLSVASAKEAVVTRLEADGRGRARIEYKLRDWLFARQRYWGEPFPIVYDDDGRAHALPDAALPVELPDIPDYSPVLFDPDDADSEPSPPLGKATEWVHVDLDLGDGLRSYTRDTNVMPQWAGSSWYELRYADPHNAETFCAPENEAYWMGPRPAEHGPADPGGVDLYVGGVEHAVLHLLYSRFWHKVLYDLGHVSSREPYRRLVNQGYIQAFAYTDARGSYVEAAKVVERDGRFFYPGDAEEIEVFQEFGKIGKSLKNSVSPDEICDDYGADTLRVYEMSMGPLEASRPWATKDVVGAYRFLQRVWRTVVDEETGAVRVTDGDVDEATLRQLHRTIAGVAEDYAALRNNTAAAKLIEYTNHLTKVGVTARAAVEPLVLMVAPLAPHLAEELWQRLGHDASLAHGPFPTADPAYLVDDTVEYPVQVNGKVRGRVTVAASADADAVEAAALADDKVVAFLAGKTPKKIIVVAGRLVNIVV
- a CDS encoding amidase; this encodes MIDVHEASIATLRAALDSGACTAVDLLDAHLARIAAYDGDLHSVVVANPDARAEAAAADARRAAGRVLGPLDGIPYTAKDSYLARGLTAAAGSPAFADLVAQHDSFVVERLRAAGAVLIGLTNMPPMANGGMQRGLYGRAESPYSAAFLTAPFASGSSNGSGTATAASFCAFGIGEETWSSGRGPASNNALCAYTPSRGVISVRGGWPLVPTMDVVVPHTRSMPDLLEVLGVLVVDDPDTRGDFWRAQPWVPLPRLDFPTAGVPVPDLAGVTFGVPRMYVDADPDAGVGATGIGGPTGQRIRTRPSVLALFEAARRDLEAAGARVVPVDFPVVTNYEGDRAGAPTLRTRGLVDPDFLRREIWDLSAWAWDDFLRANGDPALQRLTDVDGARIFPHPDGALPDRYTGFDDDINEYPAFLREHPIESFLDIPGLADGLHGLEETRRVDLEDWLTDHGLDAVLFPAVADVGPADMDADPASADLGWRNGVWIANGNLAIRHLGIPTVTVPMGTMDDIGMPVGLTFAGRAYDDVALLGYGLAFEALGRRRTPPPRTPPLV